A single window of Archangium gephyra DNA harbors:
- a CDS encoding YihY/virulence factor BrkB family protein codes for MVLPGKGMSWKEFFTELKNEYKNDKISNVAGAVTFFGVLALFPFLLFLVALASLVIDPAQAQVLIQELGRVAPEAVTEIVGQRLKDLAEGNNVGLLTIGALGAVWAASGGVVAMMDALNTVYDVEESRPFWKVRGTAILVTLGGAVLSILASLAMVATPAVAKFLGEPLGTVVMWLRLPFAGVLMMLVWALIYYLLPDVKQSFKFITPGSVVGVLIWLVASWGFSLYVRNFGSYDANYGALGGVIVMLLWMWISSQVILLGAEINAVLEHKSPEGKSPGQKRPGQGGPNMTKGQKREQEQQELEDRLRPTPPRRPEPARMTPLGAATTWATGFGLGLFLLRRGNR; via the coding sequence ATGGTGCTCCCGGGCAAGGGAATGAGTTGGAAGGAGTTCTTCACCGAGCTGAAGAACGAATACAAGAACGACAAGATCAGCAACGTGGCCGGAGCCGTGACGTTCTTCGGTGTGCTGGCGCTGTTCCCATTCCTGCTGTTCCTCGTGGCGCTCGCGAGTCTCGTCATCGATCCGGCTCAGGCCCAGGTGCTCATCCAGGAGCTGGGCCGGGTGGCACCGGAGGCGGTGACGGAGATCGTCGGCCAGCGCCTGAAGGATCTGGCCGAGGGCAACAACGTGGGCCTGCTGACGATCGGTGCGTTGGGCGCGGTGTGGGCGGCCTCGGGCGGCGTGGTGGCGATGATGGACGCGCTCAACACCGTCTACGACGTGGAGGAGTCCCGGCCCTTCTGGAAGGTGCGCGGCACCGCCATCCTGGTGACGCTCGGGGGCGCGGTGCTCTCCATCCTCGCCTCGCTGGCCATGGTGGCCACCCCGGCCGTCGCGAAGTTCCTCGGGGAGCCGCTCGGCACCGTCGTCATGTGGCTGCGCCTGCCCTTCGCCGGCGTGCTGATGATGCTGGTCTGGGCGCTCATCTACTACCTGCTGCCGGACGTGAAGCAGTCCTTCAAGTTCATCACGCCCGGCTCGGTGGTGGGCGTCCTCATCTGGCTGGTCGCGTCCTGGGGCTTCTCGCTGTACGTGCGCAACTTCGGCAGCTACGACGCCAACTACGGCGCGCTCGGCGGTGTCATCGTCATGCTGCTGTGGATGTGGATCTCCTCGCAGGTCATCCTGCTGGGCGCGGAGATCAACGCCGTGCTCGAGCACAAGTCGCCCGAGGGCAAGTCTCCAGGCCAGAAGCGGCCGGGACAGGGCGGCCCGAACATGACCAAGGGACAGAAGCGGGAGCAGGAGCAGCAGGAGCTGGAGGATCGCCTGCGTCCCACGCCTCCGCGGCGGCCCGAGCCGGCCCGGATGACGCCGCTGGGGGCGGCGACCACCTGGGCCACGGGCTTCGGGCTGGGCTTGTTCCTCTTGCGCCGCGGCAACCGGTAG
- a CDS encoding ABC-F family ATP-binding cassette domain-containing protein: MFTIINVSKAYGPKKLFEEVNVAFSPGRRYGLTGPNGAGKSTFMKILAGDEEADMGTISRPKKLGILRQDHFRYEDERVLDVVLMGNKALWDVMKEKDTILAKSDISEEDGNRLGELEMVIAEEDGYSAESEAASLLEGLGIPSSTHEGPMKQLTGGLKLRVLLAQALFGKPQGLLLDEPTNNLDIDSIRWLETFLMAFEGVLITISHDRHFLNTICTHIADIDYETIIQYNGGYDDMVRQKAQIRSRVESETSEKKKKIAQLQDFVARFHAGTRASQVQSRIKQIDKLKSDDLKRSNIARPFIRFDVKQVSGKQTLQFEAIQKTYDGQKVIRPFSGLVCKGEKICVIGRNGVGKSTLVKMLAGQVESDGGGKITWGHQASMGYLPQDHHGTIRKGTTAFEWLRDINTKLTNEEISGVLGRMLFAGDERMKPTDTLSGGETVRLLLCKLMLNQDNVLVFDEPTNHLDLESISALADGLQKYEGTAIIVTHDQELISEVATRIWSLEEGKPVNDFNGTFAEFLEKHPVHAAQRR, from the coding sequence ATGTTCACCATCATCAACGTCTCCAAGGCCTACGGGCCCAAGAAGCTCTTCGAGGAGGTCAACGTCGCCTTCTCGCCCGGCCGCCGCTACGGCCTCACCGGCCCCAATGGGGCGGGCAAGTCCACCTTCATGAAGATCCTCGCCGGAGACGAGGAAGCGGACATGGGGACCATCTCCCGGCCCAAGAAGCTGGGCATCCTCCGCCAGGACCACTTCCGCTACGAGGATGAGCGCGTCCTCGACGTCGTCCTCATGGGCAACAAGGCCCTCTGGGACGTGATGAAGGAGAAGGACACCATCCTCGCGAAGTCCGACATCAGCGAGGAGGACGGCAACCGCCTGGGCGAGCTGGAGATGGTCATCGCCGAGGAGGACGGCTACAGCGCCGAGTCCGAGGCCGCCTCGCTGCTCGAGGGCCTCGGCATCCCCTCGTCCACCCACGAGGGGCCCATGAAGCAGCTCACCGGCGGCCTCAAGCTGCGCGTGCTGCTGGCCCAGGCGCTCTTCGGCAAGCCCCAGGGCCTGCTGCTCGACGAGCCCACCAACAACCTGGACATCGACTCCATCCGCTGGCTGGAGACGTTCCTCATGGCCTTCGAGGGCGTGCTCATCACCATCAGCCACGACCGGCACTTCCTCAACACCATCTGCACGCACATCGCGGACATCGATTACGAGACCATCATCCAGTACAACGGTGGCTACGATGACATGGTGAGGCAGAAGGCGCAGATCCGCAGCCGGGTCGAGTCCGAGACCTCCGAGAAGAAGAAGAAGATCGCCCAGCTGCAGGACTTCGTGGCCCGCTTCCACGCCGGTACGCGCGCCTCCCAGGTGCAGAGCCGCATCAAGCAGATCGACAAGCTGAAGTCGGATGACCTCAAGCGCTCGAACATCGCGCGGCCCTTCATCCGCTTCGATGTGAAGCAGGTCAGCGGCAAGCAGACGCTGCAGTTCGAGGCCATCCAGAAGACCTACGACGGCCAGAAGGTCATCCGCCCCTTCAGCGGCCTGGTGTGCAAGGGCGAGAAGATCTGCGTCATCGGCCGCAACGGCGTGGGCAAGTCCACCCTGGTGAAGATGCTGGCCGGGCAGGTGGAGTCGGACGGCGGCGGGAAGATCACCTGGGGCCATCAGGCGTCCATGGGCTACCTGCCGCAGGACCACCACGGCACCATCCGCAAGGGCACCACGGCCTTCGAGTGGCTGCGCGACATCAACACCAAGCTCACCAACGAGGAGATCTCCGGGGTGCTCGGCCGCATGCTCTTCGCGGGCGACGAGCGGATGAAGCCCACGGACACCCTGTCCGGTGGTGAGACGGTGCGCCTGCTGCTCTGCAAGCTGATGCTCAACCAGGACAACGTGCTGGTGTTCGACGAGCCCACCAACCACCTGGACCTGGAGTCCATCAGCGCGCTGGCCGACGGCCTCCAGAAGTACGAGGGCACCGCCATCATCGTGACGCACGACCAGGAGCTCATCTCCGAGGTGGCCACCCGCATCTGGAGCCTGGAGGAGGGCAAGCCGGTCAACGACTTCAACGGCACCTTCGCCGAGTTCCTCGAGAAGCACCCCGTCCACGCCGCCCAGCGTCGCTAG
- a CDS encoding alkaline phosphatase D family protein: protein MSRPLITTVGYCTSTTARIAITAKNGLAHARLAFRSGEGAFQERTLRLLRPEGSSFLHGSFELEGLAASSTVEYAVAVSASEEGLPSRQELSCAGGLSRFRLLPPPGQPLRIGLVSCNGCHTVNESVRRHAMWKRLGEVVAAGEVDLLIHLGDQIYADHIREAWQRAGLDDSLTPQNEELMQRLRESFRSVYCETWQRPEIAAVLGSVPSMMMWDDHDIFDGWGSHDEVTPADRAFFEAARTAFSEFQQRLNPPGFSDSFGFGWVSNGLGLLVLDGRSHRNWRDQTIIGRTQWAETDAWLEAQLGAGLKRLFVVTGVPPLHAKVAAASKILERLGLTSFLGDVRDSWMEPNNAEELRKLLNRLFDFRKRSPGTEVTLVGGDVHVGTTARLRSRMPSHKRNDSDQPEITQVVSSGIGSEPPTGLIRKVVEFGIGSDSVDMYQDLFCGRLLELPGNPDGRLLFRRNFAVLDLGPSGKDGWEPDGNLRVRYYAEGLERPIEQTLLAL, encoded by the coding sequence ATGTCGAGGCCGCTGATCACCACCGTGGGTTATTGCACCAGCACCACCGCCCGCATCGCCATCACCGCCAAGAATGGCCTCGCCCATGCCCGGCTCGCGTTCCGCTCGGGGGAGGGCGCCTTCCAGGAGCGCACCCTGCGGCTGCTCCGGCCCGAGGGCTCTTCCTTCCTCCATGGCTCGTTCGAGCTGGAGGGGCTCGCCGCGTCCTCCACGGTCGAGTACGCGGTGGCTGTCTCGGCCTCGGAGGAAGGACTGCCCTCGCGCCAGGAGCTCTCGTGCGCGGGGGGTCTCTCCCGATTCCGGCTGCTGCCTCCGCCCGGCCAGCCGCTGCGCATCGGCCTGGTGAGCTGCAATGGCTGCCACACGGTGAACGAGTCCGTCCGGCGCCATGCCATGTGGAAGCGGCTCGGGGAGGTGGTCGCGGCGGGGGAGGTGGATCTGCTCATCCACCTGGGAGATCAAATCTACGCGGACCACATCCGCGAGGCGTGGCAGCGCGCCGGCCTGGACGACTCCCTGACGCCCCAGAACGAGGAGCTGATGCAGCGGCTGCGCGAGTCCTTCCGCTCCGTGTATTGCGAGACGTGGCAGCGGCCGGAGATCGCCGCGGTGCTCGGCTCGGTGCCCTCGATGATGATGTGGGACGACCACGACATCTTCGACGGGTGGGGCTCCCACGACGAGGTGACTCCCGCGGATCGCGCCTTCTTCGAGGCCGCTCGGACGGCCTTCTCGGAGTTCCAGCAGCGCCTGAACCCTCCGGGCTTCAGCGACTCGTTCGGCTTCGGGTGGGTGAGCAATGGCCTCGGGCTGCTGGTGCTCGACGGGCGCTCGCACCGCAACTGGAGGGATCAGACGATCATCGGCCGCACGCAGTGGGCCGAGACCGATGCGTGGCTGGAAGCCCAGCTGGGCGCGGGGCTCAAGCGGCTCTTCGTCGTCACGGGGGTGCCCCCGCTGCATGCGAAGGTGGCGGCGGCCAGCAAGATCCTGGAGAGGCTCGGGCTCACCTCGTTCCTCGGGGACGTGAGGGACTCGTGGATGGAGCCCAACAACGCCGAGGAGCTGCGCAAGCTGCTCAACCGGCTCTTCGACTTCCGCAAGCGCTCGCCCGGGACCGAGGTGACGTTGGTGGGCGGGGACGTGCACGTGGGGACGACGGCCCGGCTGCGCTCCCGGATGCCCTCCCACAAGCGCAATGACTCCGATCAGCCGGAGATCACCCAGGTGGTCTCCAGCGGCATCGGCTCCGAGCCACCCACGGGCCTCATCCGCAAGGTGGTGGAGTTCGGCATCGGCTCGGACTCGGTGGACATGTACCAGGACCTCTTCTGCGGGAGGCTGCTGGAGCTGCCGGGCAACCCGGATGGGCGGCTGCTCTTCCGGCGGAACTTCGCCGTGCTGGACCTGGGCCCGAGCGGCAAGGACGGATGGGAGCCCGACGGGAACCTG